The following is a genomic window from Chryseobacterium ginsenosidimutans.
TCAAAATCCTCACTTTCTTTTTGATGATCAGTCTTCGGTTTATGAGTTTGAGAACTCGGAATTTAAATTTCATAGAAGTTATGCTATCCCTGGTCTTGAGGACAATCTTATTGCTCATTTAAATTTATTTGACAGGGAAGAGAAAAGTTTAGATAAAGCAGAGGAAGAGTTAGTCAATAAGATCGTGAACCAAGCGTCAAAATGGTATTTGGCTAATGCAGTGGATATCACCGAAAGAATAAAGATGGAGAATGAAATCTTAGCCGCAAAAGAGTTAGCAGAAAAAGCTTATGCTTTGAAATCGGAATTCGTTGCCAACATGAGCCATGAGATCAGAACTCCATTAAATGGTATTATCGGCTTTACAGAGCTGGCTTTAGAAACCAATCTCGACGAAACACAGAGACAGTATTTAGAAATTATCAATCAATCCGGAATATCTTTATATAGCATTATCAACGATATTTTGGATTTCTCAAAATTAGAAAAGCAAAAACTTAAGCTTAACATCGATAAAGTAGAGATCGAAGAACTGCTTTCAGAAGCCTTCAATATTGTTTCGTACGGTATTAATAAAAAGCGCTTAGAAATGCTCATCGATATTGACGAGACCATTCCCAGATATATCTGGACTGATGAGATGCGCTTAAAACAGGTTTTTGTCAATCTTTTGGGAAATGCTTTAAAATTTACCGAAGCAGGCGAAATTGTATTATATGTTAAAGTTTTAAATGATCTAGGAGAAGGAAAAAAACTCATCCGATTTGGGGTTCGAGATACGGGTATCGGAATTGATAAGGATAAACAGGCAGAAATTTTCAACGCATTTTCCCAGGAAGATGGCAGTATTACAAAAAGATATGGAGGCACTGGTCTGGGATTAATGATTTCGAACCAAATCTTAGCACTTGCCGGAAGTACCATAGAATTAGAAAGTGAACAAGGAAAAGGTAGTAATTTTTTCTTTGATATTCAATTTGATACTCATGAAGAGGAATATGATTTAAGCTTGACCAATATTAAGAAAGTTTTGATTGTGGACGATAATGAAAATAATCGAAAAATCCTTAAGAGGATGTTGGAAAGAAAAAATATCGAGGTTGAGGAATGCGATAGTGGGCTGAAAGCTTTGCTTTTGATCCTGGACAAGCCAGAATTCGATGTGATCATTATGGATTATCATATGCCGATTATGGACGGCATTGAAACCATTAGAAAAATGAGAAATATTGTTCCGGACACTAATCATGCAGCACCCTACATTGTTTTGTACAGTTCATCGGATGACAGCAATTTACAGGATGCATGTAACGAATTGGAAATAAAAAACAGACTTGTAAAACCGATTCGAA
Proteins encoded in this region:
- a CDS encoding response regulator encodes the protein MDLFNINNKFPDQSSIEMLNVFEKKYADVFDFLVFSAAKMTNMELCTISITSEGQVYVIASSDASLNQIYPQNPHFLFDDQSSVYEFENSEFKFHRSYAIPGLEDNLIAHLNLFDREEKSLDKAEEELVNKIVNQASKWYLANAVDITERIKMENEILAAKELAEKAYALKSEFVANMSHEIRTPLNGIIGFTELALETNLDETQRQYLEIINQSGISLYSIINDILDFSKLEKQKLKLNIDKVEIEELLSEAFNIVSYGINKKRLEMLIDIDETIPRYIWTDEMRLKQVFVNLLGNALKFTEAGEIVLYVKVLNDLGEGKKLIRFGVRDTGIGIDKDKQAEIFNAFSQEDGSITKRYGGTGLGLMISNQILALAGSTIELESEQGKGSNFFFDIQFDTHEEEYDLSLTNIKKVLIVDDNENNRKILKRMLERKNIEVEECDSGLKALLLILDKPEFDVIIMDYHMPIMDGIETIRKMRNIVPDTNHAAPYIVLYSSSDDSNLQDACNELEIKNRLVKPIRMKQMYQVLSTLKNSENKKSEKIKNVATEVSKHEIKILIAEDNAINLLLTKTYLKDILPQALIIEAKDGIEAVEKYHKESPDLILMDIQMPHLNGIEATRKIRAMESNIEIPIIALTAGSLPGEKEKCLQAGMSDFLTKPLLKQTLSDMIKKWSGIEMKEK